The Staphylococcus carnosus genome has a segment encoding these proteins:
- the leuS gene encoding leucine--tRNA ligase yields MSFNHQEIEKKWQDYWADHKTFKTNDNLGQKKFYALDMFPYPSGAGLHVGHPEGYTATDIISRYKRMQGYNVLHPMGWDAFGLPAEQYALNTGNNPREFTNQNIQTFKRQIQELGFSYDWDREVNTTDPDYYKWTQWIFIQLYNKGLAYVDEVAVNWCPELKAVLSNEEVVDGVSERGGYPVYRRPMRQWVLKITEYADRLLEDLDDLDWPESIKDMQRNWIGRSEGAKVAFEIEGRPEKIEVFTTRPDTIYGASFAVLSPEHELVNEITTPEHQEEVKAYQKEASMKSDLERTDLAKDKSGVFTGAYAINPLSGERLPIWIADYVLSSYGTGAVMAVPAHDERDYEFAQKFDLPIKEVIEGGDVSKEAYTGDGPHINSGDLDGLNNEEAIKRAIQLLEEKGAGEKKVNYKLRDWLFSRQRYWGEPIPIIHWEDGTMTTVPTDELPLLLPETDSIEPSGTGESPLANIDEFVNVVDPETGMKGRRETNTMPQWAGSCWYYLRYIDPHNEEMLADPEKLKHWLPVDLYIGGVEHAVLHLLYARFWHKVLYDMGVVPTKEPFQKLFNQGMILGEGNEKMSKSRGNVVNPDDIVRSHGADTLRLYEMFMGPLDAAIAWSEKGLDGSRRFLDRVWRLLINEDGSLTSKVVDTDDKSLQKVYNQTVKKVTEDFETLNFNTAISQLMVFINESYKAEQLYKPYVEGFVKMLAPIAPHLGEELWSKLGHDETITYQPWPDYDEAFLVDDEVEIVIQVNGKVRAKAFIPKDASKEQMEDIALTNENVKLDIGDKDIKKVIAVPQKLVNIVAK; encoded by the coding sequence GTGAGTTTTAATCATCAAGAAATTGAAAAGAAATGGCAAGATTATTGGGCAGATCATAAAACATTCAAAACAAATGATAATCTTGGCCAAAAGAAATTTTATGCTTTAGACATGTTCCCATATCCTTCAGGTGCTGGATTGCATGTTGGACATCCAGAGGGGTATACAGCAACAGATATTATTTCTCGTTATAAACGTATGCAAGGATACAATGTATTACATCCAATGGGATGGGATGCATTTGGTCTGCCTGCAGAGCAATATGCATTGAATACAGGAAATAATCCTCGTGAATTTACGAACCAAAATATTCAAACGTTTAAACGTCAAATTCAAGAATTAGGATTCAGTTATGATTGGGATCGTGAAGTCAATACAACAGATCCGGATTATTATAAATGGACTCAATGGATTTTTATCCAGTTATATAATAAAGGTTTGGCTTATGTAGATGAAGTTGCAGTTAACTGGTGTCCAGAATTGAAAGCAGTTCTATCAAATGAAGAAGTTGTTGATGGTGTTTCTGAACGTGGCGGATATCCTGTATACCGCAGACCAATGCGTCAATGGGTACTGAAAATTACAGAGTATGCTGATCGTTTATTAGAAGATTTAGATGATTTAGATTGGCCAGAATCCATCAAAGATATGCAACGTAACTGGATTGGTCGTTCAGAAGGGGCAAAAGTTGCTTTTGAAATTGAAGGTCGTCCTGAAAAAATCGAAGTATTTACTACAAGACCGGATACAATTTACGGAGCTTCATTTGCGGTATTGAGTCCGGAACATGAACTTGTAAATGAAATTACAACACCAGAACACCAAGAAGAAGTCAAAGCATATCAAAAAGAAGCTTCCATGAAATCAGATTTAGAAAGAACTGATTTAGCAAAAGATAAATCTGGTGTATTCACAGGTGCTTATGCAATTAATCCATTATCTGGTGAAAGATTACCGATTTGGATTGCTGATTATGTATTGTCTTCATATGGTACGGGAGCTGTAATGGCTGTTCCTGCTCATGACGAACGTGATTATGAATTTGCTCAAAAATTTGATTTGCCTATTAAAGAAGTTATTGAAGGCGGAGATGTTTCAAAAGAAGCTTATACAGGCGACGGTCCTCATATTAATTCAGGTGACTTAGATGGATTAAACAACGAAGAAGCCATTAAACGTGCAATTCAATTACTTGAAGAAAAAGGTGCCGGAGAGAAAAAAGTGAATTATAAATTGCGTGATTGGTTATTCAGCCGTCAACGTTATTGGGGCGAACCAATTCCTATCATTCACTGGGAAGATGGAACAATGACAACTGTACCGACAGATGAATTGCCTTTATTGCTTCCTGAGACTGATTCAATTGAACCATCTGGAACAGGAGAATCTCCTTTAGCAAACATCGATGAATTTGTGAATGTTGTAGATCCTGAAACAGGTATGAAAGGGCGCCGTGAAACAAATACAATGCCGCAATGGGCTGGAAGTTGCTGGTATTACTTGCGTTATATCGACCCGCATAATGAAGAAATGTTGGCTGACCCTGAAAAATTAAAACATTGGTTGCCGGTGGATTTATATATCGGTGGTGTGGAACACGCTGTACTTCACTTGTTATATGCTAGATTTTGGCATAAAGTGCTTTATGATATGGGCGTTGTACCTACTAAAGAACCATTCCAAAAATTATTCAACCAAGGTATGATTTTGGGTGAAGGTAATGAAAAAATGAGTAAATCTCGCGGTAATGTCGTTAACCCTGATGATATCGTGCGTTCACATGGTGCAGATACTTTAAGATTATATGAAATGTTTATGGGACCGCTTGATGCAGCGATTGCTTGGAGTGAAAAAGGATTAGATGGTTCTCGTCGTTTCTTAGATCGCGTATGGAGATTGCTTATTAATGAAGATGGTTCATTAACATCGAAAGTTGTAGACACTGATGATAAATCATTGCAAAAAGTTTATAACCAAACTGTTAAAAAAGTGACAGAAGACTTTGAAACGCTTAACTTTAATACAGCTATCAGTCAATTAATGGTGTTCATCAATGAAAGTTATAAAGCAGAGCAATTGTACAAACCTTACGTTGAAGGATTTGTAAAAATGTTAGCACCGATTGCACCTCACTTAGGTGAAGAGTTATGGTCAAAACTTGGTCATGATGAAACAATCACATACCAACCATGGCCTGATTATGATGAAGCCTTCCTTGTAGATGATGAAGTAGAAATCGTAATTCAAGTTAACGGTAAAGTAAGAGCAAAAGCATTTATCCCTAAAGATGCATCAAAAGAACAAATGGAAGACATTGCATTGACAAATGAAAATGTTAAATTAGATATTGGGGATAAAGACATTAAGAAAGTGATTGCCGTTCCTCAAAAATTAGTCAATATTGTTGCAAAATAA